In Bacteroidota bacterium, a genomic segment contains:
- a CDS encoding OsmC family protein, with the protein MKTKIDCTWKEGMAFEANTGGFKIMLDAEEAVGGQNLGPRPKPLTLVSLAGCTGMDVISILKKMRIEPEYFNVEVEGNLTEEHPKYYDKIHLRYVFRGKDLPLDKLEKAISLSQDRYCGVSALLSKGAELTHEIIVE; encoded by the coding sequence ATGAAGACAAAAATTGATTGTACCTGGAAGGAAGGCATGGCATTTGAAGCAAACACAGGAGGATTCAAGATCATGCTTGATGCTGAGGAAGCTGTTGGCGGTCAGAATTTGGGACCAAGGCCTAAGCCATTAACCCTTGTTTCTTTAGCTGGTTGCACCGGGATGGATGTGATTTCCATCCTGAAGAAAATGCGTATTGAACCGGAGTATTTCAACGTGGAAGTTGAAGGCAATCTTACCGAAGAACATCCGAAATACTATGATAAGATCCATCTCAGGTATGTCTTCAGGGGTAAGGATCTTCCTTTGGATAAGCTGGAAAAGGCCATATCGTTATCCCAGGATAGGTATTGTGGAGTAAGTGCCTTACTTTCCAAAGGAGCTGAACTGACTCATGAGATCATAGTAGAATGA